From Alkalinema sp. FACHB-956, the proteins below share one genomic window:
- a CDS encoding DUF3598 family protein produces MKSPTMKSQWECFLENLGEWQGSFDRFSISGELLEAIPSHLVLEEIEPQKARLTLKRDSPKYPTPLVHEYSSFNRGLLFFENGAFSQGSLQFAPLAQFGGEVGFVHRDRRLRMVQLFESDNQLKTITLIREQRVGSQAPEQPPLQVDDLVGTWEGNAIALTPEWQVTTFNSTLTITRIASDRLQQSLTFADRTFTSTAQITGSTLHFTDGAQPYQITLLPDAASGTFPIEPKIGQAFFLESGWMPEPGLRLRLIRRYDASGAWVNTTLVTERKIA; encoded by the coding sequence ATGAAATCACCAACCATGAAATCGCAATGGGAATGCTTCTTAGAAAACCTGGGCGAATGGCAAGGATCGTTCGATCGCTTTTCGATCTCCGGCGAACTCCTAGAAGCCATCCCCTCCCACCTTGTTTTAGAAGAAATTGAACCCCAAAAAGCTCGCCTCACCCTCAAACGCGACTCCCCCAAATATCCCACCCCCCTCGTGCATGAATATTCCAGCTTCAATCGCGGCTTACTCTTTTTTGAAAATGGAGCCTTTTCCCAAGGATCACTGCAATTTGCACCCCTCGCCCAATTCGGCGGAGAAGTCGGCTTTGTCCACCGCGATCGACGCCTGCGCATGGTGCAATTATTCGAATCCGACAACCAATTAAAAACCATTACCCTCATCCGTGAACAACGGGTTGGGAGTCAAGCACCAGAACAACCCCCACTACAGGTTGATGATTTAGTTGGCACCTGGGAAGGAAACGCAATCGCCTTAACGCCAGAATGGCAAGTCACAACATTTAATTCAACACTAACCATTACCCGCATAGCGTCCGATCGCCTGCAACAATCCCTCACGTTCGCCGATCGAACCTTCACCTCCACCGCCCAAATTACCGGCTCAACCCTCCACTTCACCGATGGTGCCCAGCCCTATCAAATAACGCTACTTCCCGATGCAGCTTCCGGCACATTTCCGATCGAACCCAAAATCGGACAAGCCTTCTTTTTGGAGTCGGGCTGGATGCCAGAACCCGGTCTACGGCTGCGTCTCATCCGCCGCTACGACGCCAGCGGTGCTTGGGTCAACACCACCCTTGTAACAGAACGCAAAATAGCGTGA